In the genome of SAR324 cluster bacterium, the window GATTCAGCCTTCTCAAGTCAGTACTGAAGCCTATGTTGAAGCAGTTGAAAACGTTGTTAATCAAGGCTTTGATGCAATGATAATTGAACCTTGGGATTATGACGCTTTCAGACCAGTTCTAGAATTGGCTAAAGAAAAAGGGATAGCAGTTGTATCTGTTCATCAGGAATATCCTGATCCAGATTTAGTTATATCAATGTTATACATTAACAACGAAGCATATGGTGTCAGTGCTGCGAATGAATTAGGTAAAGCAACAGGAGGAAATGCTAACGTCTTGATGATGATGAACAATGCTGCCATACCGAACCAGGCCACGATGCGTCAGTCATTCATTGATGCGAGTAGCAAATCCTGGCCAAATATAAAAATTGTTGACACTCAATTCACTAATGTTGATTCAATTACGGCTTCTAGGGTTTTAGAAGCCTCCTTGAAGGCGTATCCAGAGATAGACACTGCAATCTGGCTAGAAGGGGCAACAGTCACAACTGGAATAGATGTTGTGAAAGAAATGGGTTATATGAATAACGTGAAGGTAATTGGTATAGATGATCCACCAGATGTTATTACTTCCATTGGGAAAGGTGAGGCATGGGGGTCATTTAATCAGAATTTCCAAAAACAAGGATATGAAGCTGTAAGAAATATTGCTGATCATTTTAGTGGAAACGCATTTCCTAAAAAGACTGATTGTGGCATTGTTCTTATTACTAAAAACAACTGGGATAACTATTTACCTGATATGTGGAAAACAGTTGCTCTCAAAGGCAAGCCATATGAAAATTTATAGTAAATAACTTAAATAAATTGTTGCAACATGCCAAACTTCTTCAGTGAAGTTTGGCTCATCTGAATAGATTTACAGTGGATACTAATAATCTAGTACTTGAAGCTCGCAATATAACAAAAACCTATGGTGCTGTGGAGGCGTTGAAAAATGTTAATTTTCAATTAAGGTTTAATGAAG includes:
- a CDS encoding sugar ABC transporter substrate-binding protein, whose protein sequence is MSIYKRISLLIVVILSSFGIGSIGLASGHNKILNKKGNPIRIVHVDYPQFQPYKVRTESAKKAADDYGIDYTMIQPSQVSTEAYVEAVENVVNQGFDAMIIEPWDYDAFRPVLELAKEKGIAVVSVHQEYPDPDLVISMLYINNEAYGVSAANELGKATGGNANVLMMMNNAAIPNQATMRQSFIDASSKSWPNIKIVDTQFTNVDSITASRVLEASLKAYPEIDTAIWLEGATVTTGIDVVKEMGYMNNVKVIGIDDPPDVITSIGKGEAWGSFNQNFQKQGYEAVRNIADHFSGNAFPKKTDCGIVLITKNNWDNYLPDMWKTVALKGKPYENL